The Chryseobacterium sp. 52 genome includes a region encoding these proteins:
- a CDS encoding DUF2867 domain-containing protein has translation MKIEKTEFPEDSVLSKGKALFDYTDSFTGEVLNIGKRITTADIGQTFFTSSPQWGKKLFAFRNRIVKMFGLKTGVNRNEKLPSEDCKMEVGEQVGIFTIFEKTDTEMILGENDKHLDFRVSLLYHKAQNSNEGNYLTISTTVKYHNWLGILYFLPVRPFHQLIVPVMLRKMIQKLENR, from the coding sequence ATGAAAATTGAAAAAACTGAATTCCCGGAAGACTCTGTCTTATCAAAGGGAAAAGCATTATTTGACTATACAGACAGTTTTACAGGAGAAGTATTGAATATTGGCAAAAGGATCACTACTGCCGATATAGGGCAGACCTTTTTCACAAGCAGTCCTCAATGGGGAAAGAAGCTGTTTGCTTTCAGAAACAGGATTGTTAAAATGTTCGGGTTGAAAACAGGGGTGAATAGGAATGAAAAGCTGCCCTCTGAAGATTGTAAAATGGAAGTAGGAGAGCAGGTGGGAATTTTCACAATATTCGAAAAGACCGATACCGAAATGATCCTGGGCGAAAATGATAAGCACCTGGATTTCAGAGTTTCTCTTCTTTATCATAAAGCACAGAATAGCAATGAAGGAAATTATTTAACGATCTCTACCACAGTGAAATACCATAACTGGCTCGGCATCTTATATTTTCTGCCTGTACGCCCTTTCCATCAACTGATTGTCCCGGTTATGCTGAGAAAGATGATTCAGAAACTGGAAAACAGATGA
- the gwsS gene encoding grasp-with-spasm system SPASM domain peptide maturase, whose product MNDLLLLYSHCIIVKGISRAVICDLQRKKIHPVPNAFAELFEDGRYFNVPEIISQLDADGQEILSDYLKFIEENELAFYCSAGDLELFPKMPEEWLFPAKISHCILDADNDFFYFDEDFLQQLEPLCCNFIQFRFFKEASWSELKRIMDIISPSQIKSVEIILPYKEEDTFYQNVELLVTKYKKISILTVSGASVSKIYKEGNYGIGYIIQTDTKINSEIHCGVVHSSLFSINIPVYTESLAHNTCLHRKVGIDSKGNIKNCPSMKENFGNIKNSSLKNAVDHPEFQKYWNITKDEIIKCKECEFRHVCTDCRAYIDDPENIFSAPLKCGYNPYTCEWEEWSNNPLKEKAIHQYRMPDLVKSIPSPKAN is encoded by the coding sequence ATGAATGATTTATTGCTTTTATACAGCCACTGCATCATTGTAAAAGGAATCTCCCGGGCTGTGATCTGTGACTTGCAGCGAAAAAAAATCCACCCTGTTCCCAATGCATTTGCAGAACTTTTTGAGGATGGAAGATATTTTAATGTCCCGGAAATAATCTCCCAGCTAGATGCGGATGGGCAAGAGATTCTCAGTGATTATCTGAAATTTATAGAAGAAAACGAACTGGCTTTTTACTGTTCAGCCGGAGATCTGGAACTTTTCCCAAAAATGCCCGAAGAATGGCTGTTTCCAGCAAAAATATCTCACTGTATTCTCGATGCAGATAACGATTTTTTTTACTTTGATGAGGATTTTCTACAACAATTGGAACCACTTTGCTGTAATTTTATCCAGTTTAGATTTTTTAAGGAAGCTTCCTGGTCTGAATTAAAAAGGATAATGGATATCATAAGTCCTTCACAAATAAAATCAGTCGAAATTATTCTGCCCTATAAGGAAGAAGATACTTTTTACCAAAATGTAGAATTATTAGTCACGAAATATAAAAAAATAAGTATTCTCACCGTAAGCGGCGCATCTGTATCAAAGATATATAAAGAAGGAAATTATGGCATAGGTTATATTATACAGACCGATACAAAGATCAACAGTGAAATTCACTGCGGAGTTGTACACAGCAGTTTATTTTCTATCAATATTCCGGTCTATACCGAATCTTTAGCCCACAATACATGCCTTCACAGAAAAGTGGGTATTGATAGCAAAGGGAATATCAAAAACTGTCCAAGTATGAAAGAAAATTTCGGGAATATCAAAAACAGTTCTTTAAAAAACGCTGTAGATCATCCTGAATTTCAAAAATACTGGAATATAACAAAAGACGAGATCATAAAATGTAAGGAATGTGAATTCCGACATGTCTGTACCGATTGCCGAGCTTATATCGATGATCCGGAGAATATATTTTCTGCTCCGCTTAAATGCGGCTACAATCCTTACACCTGCGAATGGGAAGAATGGAGCAACAATCCTTTAAAAGAAAAAGCAATACACCAGTACAGAATGCCGGATTTAGTCAAAAGCATTCCTTCTCCGAAAGCTAATTAA
- a CDS encoding T9SS type A sorting domain-containing protein codes for MKRIYFLMMCLLLGIITTNAQISLDSPPCTDFNNPTNPAPNWNPSPGNSNVGVQFGTPNALDGSQYLILTDKSGGSWYENTTDYKSLGKKFLGLCLYFDFYLQNSGGSTAPHHPYITISDGTNHATFIANVTVTQGSGWVRVKAPLQLANGGPLPSSSEGTWTMATPNAALFDNIMLNTASLILSPEVTSSPSEIVYFDNVCVKACEDCSADFKLETSFSTLTNTATANLTIINPILVSTPNNPGSTYMVNWGDGTATPYVISTLSHTYTASGTYTICVTEKKGKMTVCTRCFTFCYSSRNTVPSKDGSITDVKSPLPELQAMAKSELQVNEQKDIFLVPNPAKNYVDIQTNLSKKELVSVRIIDTSGKVLLEKSENLNSGHQMMKLNTEKLVQGTYIVEIKSNLKTSSQKLLISK; via the coding sequence ATGAAAAGAATATATTTTTTAATGATGTGCTTATTATTAGGCATCATAACAACAAATGCGCAAATATCCTTAGACAGTCCTCCATGTACTGATTTTAACAATCCTACAAATCCAGCCCCCAACTGGAATCCATCTCCCGGGAACAGTAACGTAGGAGTACAATTTGGGACCCCAAATGCTTTGGACGGCTCCCAATATCTTATATTAACTGATAAATCAGGAGGTTCATGGTATGAAAATACAACAGACTATAAAAGCTTAGGCAAAAAATTCCTCGGACTATGTCTCTATTTTGATTTCTACCTTCAGAATAGCGGGGGCAGTACAGCACCCCATCATCCTTATATTACCATTTCAGACGGTACCAATCATGCAACATTTATTGCTAATGTTACTGTTACTCAAGGAAGCGGATGGGTACGTGTTAAAGCTCCTCTTCAACTGGCTAACGGCGGTCCTCTTCCAAGCAGTTCTGAAGGTACATGGACAATGGCTACTCCCAATGCGGCCCTTTTTGACAATATCATGCTGAATACAGCATCATTGATCCTATCACCGGAAGTTACATCATCTCCATCGGAAATCGTCTATTTTGACAATGTTTGTGTGAAAGCCTGTGAAGATTGCTCAGCAGATTTTAAACTTGAAACCTCTTTCAGTACATTAACCAATACGGCAACAGCTAATTTAACTATCATTAATCCGATTCTTGTTTCTACTCCAAACAATCCAGGCAGTACGTATATGGTAAATTGGGGTGACGGCACTGCAACGCCTTATGTCATCTCAACATTGTCACATACCTATACCGCGTCAGGCACTTATACTATTTGTGTTACTGAAAAGAAAGGTAAAATGACCGTATGCACAAGATGCTTTACTTTCTGTTACTCATCAAGAAATACAGTCCCATCAAAAGACGGCAGCATAACGGATGTAAAATCACCGCTTCCCGAACTCCAGGCTATGGCAAAATCGGAACTTCAGGTAAATGAACAAAAGGATATTTTTTTAGTTCCTAATCCAGCCAAAAATTACGTGGATATACAGACGAATCTTTCAAAAAAAGAGCTGGTATCTGTAAGAATTATTGATACTTCAGGTAAAGTCTTGCTCGAAAAATCAGAAAACCTGAATAGCGGACATCAGATGATGAAGCTGAATACTGAAAAACTTGTACAGGGAACTTATATTGTTGAAATTAAATCTAATCTTAAAACAAGTTCTCAGAAAT